AGGCTCAGTGCGGGGTGGCGCCCAGGATGAAGCGTTCTATAACGGGGCGATCGCCCAACAGGCTTTTTTTAGTTACTTCTATGTTGGTACCGATGTGATCGCGGCCCGGGGTCGGGGTGGTGGGCTGGCCGTCTGGGTGAGGCAGCCAGAAAGCTAGGCGCGGCGATTATCCCGCCTAGCGGCCGAGTTTGTTGGGAATCCCCTCGCAACCACCAGGAATTGTGGCGCGACTCCGTTCCCCACACCAAGAGCAACAATAGTAGCGCTGTTCTTCGCTTAGACGTTTGACACCAGTGAAGTCAACATTTTCTATCACAGCTCCCGTGTAAGCCCCGGTTTGGTAATTAGGGGCTGTGTGTTTTTTGCGGGGGCTGGCCGTATCAAAGGGGCCGTAGAACAAGATGGCTTTTTTGAGGTCAGCAAAGCGCAGGTTTGCCTCAACGAGGATGGTTCGAGAAAGATTAGACCGTGCCAAGTCGCAATTTTGCAGGTTTGCCCCCACCATATTCGCTTCACTGAGCTCAATCCAGCGCAAGTCCATATTCGCCAAATCTGCCCCTGCCAGCATCACCCCTAGATCGACCACACGGACGCCCTGTTCTCGGTCTTCGGCATAACCACCGGTGCCATCTAGAATCGGTCGTCCCAGGCGACTATCCCGTTGGAGGGGAGTCAAAAACCGTGATTGGGACAAAAATCGGAGAATTTTTGTCTTCCCCCCGGCGTCGACACTACTTAAAATTGCAGCGGTTCTCCCCTGGGCGATCGTTCGTTCCTGGGGCCAATCTTCTAGGAGCCCTTCGTCACTGAGGGTCAATTCAGAGA
The nucleotide sequence above comes from [Synechococcus] sp. NIES-970. Encoded proteins:
- a CDS encoding pentapeptide repeats protein, whose amino-acid sequence is MSQAQPNPPSETTASEEKHLRPSLKDTAGTTGPSLTPIPPPRLDSGPRSLYMRTIDPGSPWLLSTAIAIIFIGFSTHWLWLGLSGTLVTLLLSIRVIIPSFKNWLRAFFTKEERRTLIGIVAFVIAIASLLRFLGFYRLVGHWLNQIVWDEFGSWAEWVGALGQIMIAVLAVYVAWEQYVISRDLTIQQNRITQQQTIDTYFQGISELTLSDEGLLEDWPQERTIAQGRTAAILSSVDAGGKTKILRFLSQSRFLTPLQRDSRLGRPILDGTGGYAEDREQGVRVVDLGVMLAGADLANMDLRWIELSEANMVGANLQNCDLARSNLSRTILVEANLRFADLKKAILFYGPFDTASPRKKHTAPNYQTGAYTGAVIENVDFTGVKRLSEEQRYYCCSWCGERSRATIPGGCEGIPNKLGR